The Phacochoerus africanus isolate WHEZ1 chromosome 3, ROS_Pafr_v1, whole genome shotgun sequence genome window below encodes:
- the PPP1R3B gene encoding protein phosphatase 1 regulatory subunit 3B isoform X1: MRLSAEGADLCTGRRSCRRYRCPCHPSADGTAGWRLRTSGLTSCTRVLAYSSSPVMAVDIECRYSCMAPSLRRERFTFQISPKPSKPLRPCIQLSSKNEASGTVAPTVQEKKVKKRVSFADNQGLALTMVKVFSEFDDPLDIPLNITELLDNIVSLTTAESESFVLDFAQPSADYLDFRNRLQTDHVCLENCVLKDRAIEGTVKVQNLAFEKMVKVRMTFDTWKSFTDFPCWYVKDTYAGSDRDTFSFDISLPEKIQSYERMEFAVCYECNGQTYWDSNKGKNYRIIRAELKSTQGTAQPQNGPDFGIALDQFGSPRCSYGLFPEWPSYLGYEKLGPYY, encoded by the exons ATGCGACTGTCAGCGGAGGGCGCCGACCTGTGCACGGGCCGTCGCTCCTGCCGTCGCTACCGTTGCCCCTGCCACCCCAGCGCGGATGGTACCGCGGGCTGGCGCCTACGCACCTCCGGGCTTACGAGCTGTACCAG GGTTCTAGCCTATTCTTCTAGTCCCGTGATGGCTGTGGACATTGAGTGCAGGTACAGCTGCATGGCCCCCTCCTTGCGCAGAGAGCGGTTCACCTTCCAGATCTCACCAAAGCCAAGCAAACCTCTGAGGCCTTGTATTCAGCTGAGCAGCAAGAATGAAGCCAGTGGGACAGTGGCCCCTACCGTCCAggagaaaaaagtgaagaagcGGGTGTCCTTTGCAGACAACCAGGGGCTGGCCTTGACAATGGTCAAAGTGTTCTCCGAATTTGATGACCCGTTAGATATTCCACTGAACATCACTGAGCTCCTGGACAACATTGTGAGTCTGACGACAGCAGAGAGCGAGAGCTTCGTGCTAGATTTCGCACAGCCGTCTGCAGATTACCTGGACTTCAGGAATCGGCTTCAGACCGACCATGTCTGCCTGGAAAACTGCGTCCTGAAGGACAGAGCCATCGAAGGCACAGTGAAAGTGCAGAACCTTGCATTTGAGAAGATGGTGAAAGTCAGAATGACATTCGACACCTGGAAAAGCTTCACAGACTTTCCCTGCTGGTACGTGAAGGACACGTACGCGGGTTCAGACAGAGACACATTCTCCTTTGACATCAGCTTGCCTGAGAAAATTCAGTCTTATGAGAGGATGGAGTTTGCTGTGTGCTATGAGTGCAACGGACAGACGTACTGGGAcagcaacaaaggcaaaaattatAGGATCATCCGGGCAGAGCTGAAATCCACCCAGGGAACAGCCCAGCCACAAAATGGACCAGATTTTGGAATAGCCCTTGACCAGTTTGGAAGCCCTCGATGTTCCTACGGTCTGTTTCCAGAGTGGCCGAGTTATTTAGGATACGAGAAGCTTGGGCCCTACTATTAG
- the PPP1R3B gene encoding protein phosphatase 1 regulatory subunit 3B isoform X2: MAVDIECRYSCMAPSLRRERFTFQISPKPSKPLRPCIQLSSKNEASGTVAPTVQEKKVKKRVSFADNQGLALTMVKVFSEFDDPLDIPLNITELLDNIVSLTTAESESFVLDFAQPSADYLDFRNRLQTDHVCLENCVLKDRAIEGTVKVQNLAFEKMVKVRMTFDTWKSFTDFPCWYVKDTYAGSDRDTFSFDISLPEKIQSYERMEFAVCYECNGQTYWDSNKGKNYRIIRAELKSTQGTAQPQNGPDFGIALDQFGSPRCSYGLFPEWPSYLGYEKLGPYY, from the coding sequence ATGGCTGTGGACATTGAGTGCAGGTACAGCTGCATGGCCCCCTCCTTGCGCAGAGAGCGGTTCACCTTCCAGATCTCACCAAAGCCAAGCAAACCTCTGAGGCCTTGTATTCAGCTGAGCAGCAAGAATGAAGCCAGTGGGACAGTGGCCCCTACCGTCCAggagaaaaaagtgaagaagcGGGTGTCCTTTGCAGACAACCAGGGGCTGGCCTTGACAATGGTCAAAGTGTTCTCCGAATTTGATGACCCGTTAGATATTCCACTGAACATCACTGAGCTCCTGGACAACATTGTGAGTCTGACGACAGCAGAGAGCGAGAGCTTCGTGCTAGATTTCGCACAGCCGTCTGCAGATTACCTGGACTTCAGGAATCGGCTTCAGACCGACCATGTCTGCCTGGAAAACTGCGTCCTGAAGGACAGAGCCATCGAAGGCACAGTGAAAGTGCAGAACCTTGCATTTGAGAAGATGGTGAAAGTCAGAATGACATTCGACACCTGGAAAAGCTTCACAGACTTTCCCTGCTGGTACGTGAAGGACACGTACGCGGGTTCAGACAGAGACACATTCTCCTTTGACATCAGCTTGCCTGAGAAAATTCAGTCTTATGAGAGGATGGAGTTTGCTGTGTGCTATGAGTGCAACGGACAGACGTACTGGGAcagcaacaaaggcaaaaattatAGGATCATCCGGGCAGAGCTGAAATCCACCCAGGGAACAGCCCAGCCACAAAATGGACCAGATTTTGGAATAGCCCTTGACCAGTTTGGAAGCCCTCGATGTTCCTACGGTCTGTTTCCAGAGTGGCCGAGTTATTTAGGATACGAGAAGCTTGGGCCCTACTATTAG